From the Pomacea canaliculata isolate SZHN2017 linkage group LG14, ASM307304v1, whole genome shotgun sequence genome, one window contains:
- the LOC112555794 gene encoding uncharacterized protein LOC112555794: MCTQKGSPVQSYPACVEAVSEMAPMSITDIYSVYKQLALKMNSVRDADTDHGRPLTVEEGASRRQMTDEHCAISAQMLLQEVEGMAPVDSGIFVDGVSHCHDADNKDPSSAEGESGHVQHGTDDGAFRDSQETATPQPVQTPVVSTATTSTTPGDCPHHEPTQQSISKGDDQIQVLPSASASSGTATATAHDESKMAVEDSTEERSQRKRFLKEKLVALRAENRKLKARQVCRQCHQRPVALTFLPCGHFCYCEKCGSSFEVCPVCKRTILADVRTIVS; the protein is encoded by the coding sequence ATGTGCACCCAAAAAGGGAGCCCAGTGCAGTCCTACCCTGCATGTGTAGAGGCTGTCTCTGAGATGGCACCTATGTCAATCACTGACATTTACAGCGTGTACAAACAGTTGGCATTGAAGATGAATTCTGTCAGAGATGCAGACACCGACCATGGCAGGCCACTGACAGTGGAAGAAGGCGCCAGCAGACGTCAGATGACTGACGAACACTGTGCCATAAGCGCGCAGATGTTGCTGCAGGAAGTTGAAGGGATGGCGCCAGTTGACAGTGGCATTTTCGTTGACGGTGTCAGCCACTGTCACGACGCTGACAATAAAGACCCATCATCTGCTGAGGGAGAAAGTGGCCACGTCCAGCATGGAACCGACGACGGTGCCTTCAGAGACAGTCAAGAAACTGCCACACCGCAACCTGTCCAGACCCCAGTGGTATCTACAGCAACAACTTCAACCACACCTGGCGACTGCCCCCACCACGAACCTACACAACAAAGTATCAGCAAGGGAGATGATCAGATACAAGTATtaccatcagcatcagcatcgtCAGGAACAGCAACGGCGACAGCGCACGATGAAAGCAAAATGGCGGTCGAAGACAGCACGGAGGAGCGGTCTCAAAGAAAAAggtttctgaaagaaaaactggTTGCCCTGCGAGCCGAGAACCGCAAGTTGAAAGCGAGGCAGGTGTGTCGCCAGTGTCATCAGCGTCCCGTGGCCTTGACCTTTCTTCCTTGCGGTCACTTCTGCTACTGCGAGAAGTGCGGGTCTTCGTTTGAAGTGTGCCCGGTGTGCAAACGGACTATTCTCGCTGATGTCAGGACGATCGTCTCCTAA